In bacterium, one genomic interval encodes:
- the acsB gene encoding acetyl-CoA decarbonylase/synthase complex subunit alpha/beta translates to MSKIVATAAIRGAHKIVGEAEESLNKAIKEKGKEQKVEFPETAYFLPMAYALLGIEVKNLGDMVPVLKEAKLLLREEPSQSLWLPYLGDALDSGIATLLGEEIIVAIRYLYGKEPQPDCVGFYTDTWMRSYGIQLVDGRMPGFAAILGAAPDNKTAVEIVREFQKRSIICFVGSSSNGKSIIDQLKEENVQMGWETYIVPYGRDTITGIYPLNWAIRSALTFGGLKKGEALKCLKYCQNRVFAFGLTLGELDDVKYATGAGAINMGFPIIADTDIPEIRPSGICTYEHLVKELDHKKLVPTCIQVRGVKVRVTEIPIPVSYSAAFEGETVRKEQMYVQFGGKYSTAFEYVTTRDLDEVEDEKIEVIGPEVDEAEEGGAMPLGIYVEVAGRKMQKDFEPILERQIHTFLNEAMGIFHMGQRDMCWLRISKDAKKKGFKIRHFGVIIHARLHDTFGAIVDKAQVTIYTRQEDVEKHISEAKKAYEERDERMAGMTDESVDTYFSCTLCQSFAPNHVCIVKPERLGLCGAYSYIDAKASFELNPTGPNQPVKKGECLDPVRGEWKGVNEFIYQKSNKTLDRFHGYSIISCPETSCGCFECIIAILPETNGFMIVNREFAGMTPIGMTFSTLAGSVGGGAQTPGFMGIGRLYIISRKFISADGGIKRIVWMTKELKEVLGDKFKKRCEEEGIPDLIDKIADETVATTTEELLSYLKKVKHPALEMEPLI, encoded by the coding sequence ATGTCCAAGATAGTGGCAACAGCAGCAATCAGAGGCGCACATAAAATAGTGGGAGAGGCAGAGGAATCTTTAAATAAGGCGATTAAAGAGAAAGGAAAAGAACAGAAAGTTGAGTTCCCCGAGACAGCTTACTTCCTTCCTATGGCCTATGCACTTTTGGGAATAGAAGTAAAGAATTTGGGAGACATGGTACCTGTGTTGAAAGAAGCGAAGTTGCTTTTGAGAGAGGAACCGAGCCAGTCTCTATGGCTTCCCTATCTTGGTGATGCACTCGATTCCGGTATAGCCACTCTCTTAGGAGAAGAGATTATTGTTGCCATAAGATATCTATATGGCAAAGAACCCCAACCCGATTGTGTGGGTTTCTATACCGATACCTGGATGAGAAGTTATGGGATACAATTGGTAGATGGCAGGATGCCCGGTTTTGCTGCCATATTAGGTGCGGCTCCGGATAACAAAACGGCGGTGGAGATAGTTAGGGAATTTCAAAAGAGAAGTATTATATGTTTTGTTGGTTCTAGTTCTAATGGCAAGAGTATAATCGACCAACTTAAAGAAGAGAATGTTCAAATGGGTTGGGAAACATACATAGTTCCTTACGGACGCGATACTATAACTGGAATCTATCCCCTCAACTGGGCTATCAGATCGGCTCTCACCTTTGGTGGTCTTAAGAAGGGAGAAGCACTGAAGTGTCTCAAATATTGTCAGAATAGAGTATTCGCCTTTGGGTTGACTTTAGGCGAGCTGGATGATGTGAAGTATGCTACTGGTGCAGGAGCTATTAACATGGGCTTTCCTATAATCGCCGATACCGATATCCCCGAGATAAGACCTAGTGGTATCTGCACCTATGAACATTTAGTGAAAGAACTCGACCATAAGAAACTGGTTCCTACCTGCATTCAAGTGAGGGGTGTTAAGGTGAGGGTAACGGAAATTCCCATTCCTGTTTCCTATTCTGCTGCTTTTGAAGGGGAAACAGTAAGAAAAGAACAGATGTATGTCCAGTTTGGAGGGAAATATTCCACTGCTTTTGAATATGTCACTACAAGAGATTTGGACGAAGTGGAAGATGAAAAAATAGAAGTAATTGGGCCGGAAGTGGACGAAGCCGAAGAGGGTGGAGCTATGCCTTTGGGAATCTATGTGGAAGTAGCTGGCAGGAAGATGCAGAAGGATTTTGAGCCCATATTGGAGAGGCAGATTCATACTTTTTTAAACGAGGCTATGGGGATATTCCATATGGGACAAAGAGACATGTGCTGGTTAAGAATCAGTAAGGACGCGAAGAAGAAGGGCTTTAAGATTCGCCATTTTGGAGTAATTATTCACGCACGCCTTCACGACACCTTCGGGGCAATAGTGGATAAGGCTCAGGTTACCATTTACACTCGACAGGAAGATGTGGAAAAACACATTTCTGAGGCAAAAAAAGCTTACGAGGAACGCGATGAACGTATGGCAGGAATGACCGATGAGAGCGTGGATACCTATTTCAGTTGTACCCTTTGTCAATCGTTTGCACCGAATCATGTTTGCATAGTTAAACCGGAGAGGTTGGGATTATGTGGCGCTTATAGTTACATTGATGCTAAGGCTTCTTTTGAACTGAATCCCACAGGACCAAACCAGCCGGTGAAAAAAGGAGAATGTCTTGACCCGGTAAGGGGTGAGTGGAAAGGAGTGAATGAATTCATCTATCAAAAGTCGAACAAAACTTTAGACCGCTTCCACGGTTATTCCATAATAAGTTGCCCGGAGACTTCATGCGGGTGCTTTGAGTGTATCATTGCTATACTTCCTGAGACGAATGGTTTTATGATTGTAAATAGGGAATTTGCTGGTATGACTCCCATAGGAATGACTTTCAGCACCCTGGCTGGTTCTGTGGGTGGCGGAGCGCAGACCCCGGGCTTTATGGGTATTGGAAGACTTTATATTATCAGCAGGAAGTTTATCTCTGCTGATGGGGGGATAAAGCGCATAGTATGGATGACAAAAGAACTCAAAGAAGTACTAGGAGATAAATTTAAAAAGAGGTGCGAAGAGGAAGGAATTCCTGACCTGATAGATAAAATTGCTGATGAGACAGTGGCCACCACAACAGAGGAACTTCTCTCATATTTGAAGAAGGTGAAGCACCCGGCTTTAGAGATGGAACCATTGATATAA